Proteins encoded by one window of Acuticoccus sp. MNP-M23:
- a CDS encoding HAD family hydrolase, whose protein sequence is MAFQLSAMRAIAAAAVLAFSFPALAADDPLPSWNDGPNKQAILEFVGAVTTDGGPDYVAPEDRVATFDNDGTLWSEQPMYVQLQFALDRVKALAPQHPEWKTTEPFKSVLAGDVAGIAASGKKGVLEIIGATHSGMTTDEFASIVSDWIKTAKNPKTGKLATEMIFQPMLELVNYLKDNEFEVFIVSGGGIAFMRPWTEAVYGIGPRNVVGSSVKLKYVAGDAGPSLQRLDAVDFVDDGPGKPVGIQNHIGKRPIAAFGNSDGDFEMLAWTTGGEGRRLGMIVHHDDAAREFAYDRDSHFGKLSKALDAAPTEGWHLISMKNDWTKVFPAE, encoded by the coding sequence ATGGCATTCCAACTTTCGGCGATGCGAGCGATCGCGGCTGCGGCGGTTCTCGCATTCTCCTTCCCCGCCCTGGCGGCGGACGATCCGCTTCCCTCCTGGAACGATGGCCCCAACAAGCAGGCGATCCTCGAGTTCGTGGGCGCCGTCACCACCGATGGCGGGCCGGACTATGTTGCTCCCGAAGACCGCGTCGCGACATTCGACAATGACGGGACGTTGTGGAGCGAGCAGCCGATGTACGTTCAGCTCCAGTTCGCACTGGACCGGGTGAAGGCACTGGCGCCCCAGCACCCCGAGTGGAAGACGACCGAGCCGTTCAAGTCCGTTCTTGCGGGCGATGTCGCCGGGATTGCTGCCAGCGGCAAGAAAGGCGTGCTCGAAATCATCGGCGCGACCCATTCGGGCATGACGACGGATGAATTCGCGTCGATCGTCTCGGACTGGATCAAGACGGCGAAGAACCCGAAAACCGGCAAGCTTGCCACCGAGATGATCTTTCAGCCGATGCTGGAGCTGGTGAATTACCTCAAGGACAATGAGTTCGAGGTCTTCATCGTCTCGGGCGGCGGGATTGCCTTCATGCGTCCGTGGACAGAAGCGGTCTACGGCATCGGGCCGCGGAACGTCGTCGGATCGTCGGTGAAGCTGAAATACGTGGCGGGCGATGCAGGTCCGTCGCTCCAGCGTCTGGATGCGGTGGATTTTGTTGATGACGGGCCGGGAAAGCCGGTCGGGATCCAGAACCACATCGGCAAGCGGCCGATTGCAGCGTTCGGCAATTCCGACGGTGATTTCGAGATGCTGGCCTGGACCACGGGCGGCGAGGGCCGGCGGCTCGGCATGATCGTCCACCACGACGATGCCGCCCGCGAGTTCGCCTACGACCGCGACTCCCATTTCGGCAAACTCTCCAAGGCGCTCGACGCGGCCCCCACCGAAGGCTGGCACCTCATCAGCATGAAGAACGACTGGACGAAGGTGTTTCCCGCCGAGTGA
- a CDS encoding branched-chain amino acid ABC transporter permease, with protein sequence MDLTIFLLAVFDGVAYAALVFIVALGLTLIFGVMRILNVAHGSLYAIGAYVTVSLVAWAVAAGAAPVLAFPLMIVSAILVGVALGGPIEWLLLRRIYDKPEVLQLLVTFAVFMILEDVQRLVWGTQPYFQSTALMTLGNVTVFGVTYTVYQLILLPLIALVLLIGMRVFLRHTVVGKLILATTEDREAAQSIGIDADKVFLLTFVLGAVLAGLGGALASPTTSILPGMGADMIVLSFAVVATAGLGQIEGAALTALMLGLGRSFAVYLWPEVSVLVPYVIMIVVLSFRPQGLFSTPAARKI encoded by the coding sequence ATGGACCTCACGATTTTCCTGCTCGCCGTGTTCGATGGCGTCGCCTATGCAGCGCTCGTCTTCATCGTAGCGCTCGGCCTCACGCTGATCTTCGGCGTGATGCGCATCCTCAACGTCGCCCATGGCTCGCTCTATGCCATCGGCGCCTATGTGACCGTGTCGCTCGTCGCGTGGGCGGTCGCGGCAGGGGCAGCGCCGGTGCTGGCGTTCCCGCTGATGATTGTCTCCGCCATCCTCGTCGGTGTCGCGCTCGGCGGGCCGATCGAGTGGCTGTTGCTGCGGCGGATCTACGACAAGCCGGAAGTGCTCCAGCTGCTTGTCACCTTCGCGGTGTTCATGATCCTGGAAGACGTGCAGCGCCTCGTCTGGGGCACGCAGCCCTACTTCCAGTCCACCGCGCTGATGACGCTGGGCAATGTCACCGTCTTCGGTGTCACCTACACGGTCTATCAGCTCATCCTGCTGCCGCTGATCGCGCTCGTCCTCCTTATCGGGATGCGCGTCTTCCTGCGCCACACCGTCGTCGGCAAGCTGATCCTCGCCACGACAGAGGACCGCGAGGCGGCGCAATCAATCGGCATCGACGCCGACAAGGTGTTCCTTCTCACCTTCGTCCTGGGGGCGGTGCTCGCCGGCCTCGGCGGTGCGCTGGCGTCGCCCACAACCTCCATCCTGCCGGGCATGGGCGCGGACATGATCGTCCTCTCCTTTGCGGTCGTCGCCACCGCGGGGCTTGGCCAGATCGAGGGCGCGGCGCTGACCGCGCTGATGCTCGGACTCGGCCGCTCGTTTGCGGTGTATCTGTGGCCGGAAGTCTCCGTGCTCGTTCCCTACGTCATCATGATCGTGGTGCTCTCGTTCCGCCCGCAGGGGCTGTTCAGCACCCCGGCCGCCCGGAAGATCTGA
- a CDS encoding branched-chain amino acid ABC transporter permease produces MAEMTTPSAPASQVRALPLVLLVLAVAALAAVPFALPSMQLLVNFALAKGIAVLGVTVLLRAGQVSFGHALFFGISAYCGAFLIASWPGADLVVLIVVGALGATVSGLIVGLFVVRYRGIFFGMLNLAFSMIFWSILEKFYHITGGADGIRLPRPTVLGLSLERGPFELVVYYLAIALMLGLGWFTIRWFASPVGHLFQTIKTNETRLEYLGVSPKRALLSGYLLSAALCGVGGALMGITQGVVTPEYVWWVRSAEMVFIAVLGGAGSVPGAFIGALIYETVRIYASALAGDVWQAILGAFLLVIILFAPGGIVGIARRIGGRS; encoded by the coding sequence ATGGCCGAAATGACAACCCCCTCCGCGCCGGCCTCGCAGGTTCGCGCCCTTCCGCTGGTGCTGCTCGTCCTGGCCGTGGCCGCGCTCGCCGCAGTGCCGTTCGCGCTGCCGTCGATGCAGCTTCTCGTCAACTTCGCGCTTGCCAAGGGGATCGCGGTGCTGGGCGTCACCGTTCTCTTGCGTGCAGGGCAGGTGTCGTTCGGCCATGCGCTGTTCTTCGGCATCTCCGCCTATTGCGGCGCGTTCCTGATTGCCTCCTGGCCGGGGGCGGATCTGGTCGTCCTCATCGTCGTCGGCGCGCTCGGCGCGACGGTGTCGGGCCTCATCGTCGGCCTCTTCGTGGTGCGTTACCGGGGCATCTTCTTCGGGATGCTCAACCTTGCCTTCTCGATGATCTTCTGGTCGATCCTCGAAAAATTCTACCACATCACCGGCGGGGCGGATGGCATTCGCCTGCCGCGGCCGACCGTGCTCGGCCTGTCGCTGGAGCGAGGGCCGTTCGAGCTGGTGGTTTACTACCTCGCCATCGCGCTGATGCTGGGGCTTGGCTGGTTCACCATCCGCTGGTTCGCCTCCCCCGTCGGCCACCTGTTTCAGACGATCAAGACCAACGAGACGCGGCTGGAATATCTCGGCGTGTCGCCCAAGCGGGCCCTCCTGTCGGGCTATCTGCTGTCGGCTGCGCTGTGCGGCGTCGGCGGCGCGCTGATGGGGATCACCCAGGGTGTCGTCACGCCGGAATATGTCTGGTGGGTGCGCTCGGCCGAAATGGTGTTCATCGCGGTTCTGGGCGGTGCGGGCTCGGTGCCGGGCGCATTCATCGGCGCGCTGATCTACGAGACGGTGCGGATCTACGCTTCCGCGCTTGCCGGGGACGTATGGCAGGCGATCCTGGGCGCGTTCCTTCTCGTCATCATCCTGTTCGCGCCGGGCGGCATCGTCGGCATTGCGCGCCGGATCGGAGGCCGCTCGTGA
- a CDS encoding ABC transporter substrate-binding protein, protein MKKIALASLFAAIPFAVSAAEKPETLKIGMTTFLTGPASVFGVPGQNAAEILVKNINENGGIAGVPIEISFIDEGAGAEALTSEYRRLVDEGAEVMMASISSGNCMTLAPLAEDLQVPNLMWDCGTQRIFEEADYKYVFRTQANAAPEMLATVVYLLKTNPDFKTIAVVNQDYAWGRDSWEIFSTALKAMKPDVEVLGEFFPKFGSPDFSTEISRLQAMRPDVILSTSWGGDLDTFVQQAFQRGLMNTSTFVLPLAESSLERLGNALPAGHIVGGRGDHYFLHPERRDDEDFKAFMEEYTEKTGQVSVYPVFHASQAFAALEAAYEKAIADNDVEWPSEEQLLAAFEGLEFQGLGRSVTIREDHQGVEDQLLGTSAQNGDYPFATLSNIMIFDGDDLTTPVGENSVEWIGGLDASFADSVAVDTFEK, encoded by the coding sequence ATGAAAAAGATTGCTCTCGCATCGCTTTTTGCAGCGATCCCGTTCGCCGTCTCAGCCGCTGAAAAGCCGGAAACGCTGAAGATCGGCATGACAACGTTCCTCACCGGCCCGGCGTCCGTCTTCGGCGTCCCCGGCCAGAACGCGGCCGAAATCCTCGTGAAGAACATCAACGAGAATGGCGGCATCGCCGGCGTTCCGATCGAGATCTCCTTCATCGACGAAGGCGCCGGCGCCGAAGCGCTGACGTCCGAGTATCGCCGTCTGGTGGATGAGGGCGCCGAGGTGATGATGGCCTCCATCTCGTCCGGCAACTGCATGACGCTGGCGCCGCTGGCCGAAGACCTTCAGGTGCCGAACCTGATGTGGGACTGCGGCACGCAGCGCATCTTCGAGGAGGCGGATTACAAATACGTCTTCCGCACGCAGGCGAATGCCGCGCCGGAAATGCTGGCCACCGTCGTCTATCTCCTGAAGACCAACCCGGACTTCAAGACCATCGCGGTGGTGAACCAGGACTACGCATGGGGCCGCGATTCGTGGGAGATCTTCTCCACCGCGCTGAAGGCGATGAAGCCTGATGTCGAGGTTCTGGGCGAATTCTTCCCGAAGTTCGGCTCGCCCGACTTCTCCACCGAGATCTCCCGCCTTCAGGCGATGCGGCCGGACGTCATTCTCTCCACCTCGTGGGGCGGCGACCTCGACACGTTCGTCCAGCAGGCCTTCCAGCGCGGCCTCATGAACACCTCCACGTTCGTGCTGCCGCTGGCCGAATCCTCGCTTGAGCGGCTCGGCAACGCGCTGCCGGCTGGCCATATCGTCGGCGGTCGCGGTGACCACTATTTCCTGCACCCCGAACGCCGGGACGACGAAGACTTCAAGGCATTCATGGAAGAGTACACCGAGAAGACCGGGCAGGTTTCGGTCTACCCGGTGTTCCACGCCTCGCAGGCCTTTGCCGCGCTGGAAGCGGCCTACGAGAAAGCCATTGCGGACAACGACGTCGAGTGGCCGTCCGAGGAGCAGCTCCTTGCTGCATTCGAGGGACTTGAGTTCCAGGGCCTCGGCCGTTCGGTGACGATCCGCGAGGACCACCAGGGCGTCGAGGACCAGCTCCTCGGCACCTCGGCGCAGAACGGAGACTACCCGTTCGCAACGCTGTCGAACATCATGATCTTCGACGGCGATGACCTCACCACGCCGGTCGGCGAGAACTCTGTCGAATGGATCGGTGGCCTCGACGCCTCCTTCGCCGACAGCGTCGCCGTCGACACCTTCGAGAAGTGA
- a CDS encoding beta-propeller fold lactonase family protein, whose protein sequence is MASQQTTQPHETDLLVIALSGEGALALCDFDTATGALTLRGKVGLPGVEGGCGGMPMAADAAKRHVYVAWRGEDPQLFSFALDRESRELGFVATSSLPASMCWLSMASCGERLLTASFPGSAIAISPVGAGGDAGEPIMADQAMHAHCLVEAPNGLVYTASLRGDFIQIYAFDDTRSALRPVARQDVPAGSGPRHIAFTADGSFAYLVSEFAGRVTRFAVSPDTGALTAEQSVDLLPKGQDAWAAEVRLAPAEAVLYVSERNSSQIFGFGLDGHREIRPICAEPAPECPRAFGFDASGRYLVVLGEESGEARTYRMQPDGALEAASQLEVGKGPSWILPV, encoded by the coding sequence ATGGCTTCGCAACAGACCACACAGCCGCACGAGACCGACCTCCTCGTCATCGCCCTGTCAGGCGAGGGAGCGCTGGCATTGTGCGATTTCGACACGGCGACCGGCGCACTCACACTGCGAGGCAAGGTCGGGCTGCCGGGCGTCGAAGGCGGTTGCGGCGGCATGCCGATGGCGGCCGACGCGGCGAAGCGCCATGTTTATGTGGCGTGGCGGGGGGAGGACCCGCAGCTGTTCAGCTTTGCGCTCGACAGGGAGTCGCGCGAGCTTGGTTTCGTTGCCACATCCAGCCTGCCCGCCAGCATGTGCTGGCTGTCGATGGCATCGTGCGGGGAGCGCCTTCTCACCGCATCCTTTCCGGGAAGTGCCATTGCGATCAGCCCGGTCGGTGCCGGCGGCGACGCTGGCGAGCCGATCATGGCCGACCAGGCGATGCATGCGCACTGCCTCGTCGAAGCGCCGAATGGCCTCGTCTACACGGCAAGTCTGCGCGGCGACTTCATCCAGATCTACGCGTTCGACGATACGCGCAGCGCGTTGCGGCCGGTGGCGCGTCAAGACGTGCCGGCGGGGTCCGGTCCAAGGCACATCGCGTTCACCGCTGACGGCTCTTTCGCCTATCTGGTGTCCGAATTTGCCGGCCGGGTGACCCGTTTTGCCGTGTCGCCCGACACGGGCGCCCTGACGGCAGAGCAAAGCGTCGACCTCTTGCCAAAGGGGCAGGACGCCTGGGCGGCAGAGGTGCGTCTCGCGCCGGCGGAGGCCGTGCTTTATGTGTCGGAGCGCAACTCGTCGCAGATCTTCGGCTTTGGCCTCGACGGTCACCGGGAGATCCGGCCGATATGCGCAGAACCTGCGCCCGAATGCCCGCGCGCCTTCGGGTTCGATGCGTCTGGCCGCTATCTGGTGGTTCTGGGCGAAGAAAGCGGGGAAGCGCGGACCTACCGGATGCAGCCGGACGGCGCGCTGGAGGCGGCCTCGCAGCTCGAAGTGGGCAAGGGGCCGAGCTGGATCCTGCCCGTGTGA
- a CDS encoding cyclase family protein yields MKHSGRLCAILLASATSTAALAQSPVPEIPPAKYGADDEIGSANLMTPERVKDAAGLVTDGKVYSLGMIVGADTPAFPPRSLSVTILQPGQNGNTGLGENRFTYNDDIFMGWLGIGPQIDGLGHAGVDHHYYGGRTYDDFAKPDGLTELGLDKLPGLVGRGVMLDMTKHFGVDMVEGGTPYTEEDIKAAAEAQGVEIREGDVVLFHSNWMDLLEGDNADPAKFGSVEPGVGVSGAEYLAGLNVMAVGADTWGMEVVPPEEDGILFKAHQILQPVNGIYILENMDTRELAADGVNEFLFVLGQARLKGAVQMIINPIAIR; encoded by the coding sequence ATGAAACACTCAGGACGACTGTGTGCGATACTTCTGGCGAGCGCGACAAGCACCGCGGCGCTTGCGCAAAGCCCGGTCCCCGAGATTCCGCCCGCCAAGTATGGTGCGGACGACGAGATCGGCTCCGCCAACCTGATGACACCCGAGCGCGTGAAGGACGCAGCCGGCCTCGTGACCGATGGCAAGGTCTACTCGCTTGGGATGATCGTTGGCGCTGACACGCCGGCCTTTCCGCCGCGCTCCTTGTCGGTGACCATTCTGCAGCCCGGCCAGAACGGCAACACCGGGCTCGGCGAGAACCGCTTCACCTACAATGACGACATCTTCATGGGCTGGCTCGGCATCGGCCCGCAGATCGACGGTCTCGGCCACGCCGGTGTCGATCACCACTATTATGGCGGCCGCACCTATGACGACTTCGCCAAGCCAGACGGCCTGACCGAACTCGGCCTCGACAAGCTTCCCGGCCTCGTCGGCCGCGGCGTCATGCTCGACATGACCAAGCACTTCGGCGTGGACATGGTGGAGGGCGGCACACCCTACACCGAGGAAGACATCAAGGCAGCCGCAGAGGCACAGGGCGTGGAGATCCGCGAGGGCGACGTCGTCCTCTTCCACTCCAACTGGATGGACCTCCTCGAAGGCGACAATGCGGACCCCGCAAAGTTCGGCTCCGTCGAGCCGGGCGTCGGCGTTTCCGGCGCGGAGTATCTGGCCGGCCTCAACGTGATGGCCGTCGGTGCCGACACGTGGGGCATGGAAGTCGTGCCGCCGGAAGAAGACGGGATCCTGTTCAAGGCCCATCAGATCCTGCAGCCGGTCAACGGCATCTACATTCTTGAGAACATGGACACCCGCGAACTCGCAGCCGACGGCGTGAACGAGTTCCTGTTCGTGCTCGGGCAGGCGCGTCTGAAGGGCGCCGTCCAGATGATCATCAACCCCATTGCGATCCGCTGA
- a CDS encoding mandelate racemase/muconate lactonizing enzyme family protein, translated as MKITEIKTYLMQVGGRPGLATAEGSFRGSRNWLFVRIETDEGVSGIGECSGWPRVIERAVQDFAHLLVGEDPRDIDRLWHRLYIGAMGHGMTGTVGGGALTGIEMALWDIKGKVLGQPVWNLLGGRFRDTIPVYGHATTPERARELIDRGYKAAKVSFTGAVNLDLVASIRDAVGPDVDLMVDAHGPSWMTTRDAILVGRELEPLDLLFYEDPVAPENLDALAKVRDAVDIPLAAGERVSTIWGIRPYIDRQLVDVIQPDTGRAGGITQMRKMAAMAEAQFITMAPHSGSLGPVAEFAALHVMATIPNALMLERIEFDWSGRYEVVSPVLKAVNGALPVPDAPGLGVELVEEEIEKYPSARNVTDVPKNEGAYEEGTFDECVYFQTRGRRRSRLRLKRTGEH; from the coding sequence GTGAAAATTACCGAGATCAAGACTTATCTGATGCAGGTTGGCGGGCGGCCGGGCCTTGCCACCGCTGAGGGCTCCTTTCGCGGCTCGCGCAACTGGTTGTTCGTCAGGATCGAGACCGACGAGGGTGTTTCCGGCATCGGCGAATGCTCGGGCTGGCCTCGGGTGATTGAAAGGGCGGTGCAGGATTTCGCCCACCTCCTCGTCGGCGAGGACCCGCGCGACATCGACCGCCTGTGGCATCGCCTATACATCGGCGCGATGGGGCACGGCATGACCGGCACCGTCGGCGGCGGTGCGCTGACCGGCATCGAAATGGCGTTGTGGGACATCAAGGGGAAAGTGCTGGGTCAGCCGGTCTGGAACCTGCTCGGCGGCCGTTTCCGCGACACCATCCCCGTCTACGGTCATGCCACGACGCCGGAACGGGCGCGCGAACTGATTGATCGCGGCTACAAAGCGGCAAAGGTCAGCTTCACGGGCGCTGTGAATCTCGATCTCGTCGCCTCTATCCGCGACGCGGTGGGGCCGGACGTCGATCTGATGGTCGACGCGCACGGCCCGTCCTGGATGACCACCCGCGATGCGATCCTCGTGGGCCGCGAACTGGAACCGCTCGACCTCCTGTTTTACGAAGATCCGGTCGCCCCGGAAAATCTCGATGCGCTGGCGAAGGTGCGCGATGCGGTCGATATTCCGCTGGCAGCGGGTGAGCGGGTCAGCACGATCTGGGGGATCCGGCCCTACATCGACCGGCAGCTCGTCGACGTGATCCAGCCCGACACGGGGCGCGCCGGCGGCATCACGCAGATGCGCAAGATGGCGGCGATGGCCGAAGCCCAGTTCATCACCATGGCGCCGCACTCCGGCTCGCTGGGGCCGGTGGCGGAATTCGCCGCGCTGCACGTGATGGCGACCATTCCGAATGCCCTGATGCTGGAGCGGATCGAGTTCGACTGGTCCGGTCGGTATGAGGTCGTGTCGCCGGTACTGAAGGCTGTGAATGGTGCCTTGCCGGTGCCGGATGCTCCGGGCCTCGGCGTCGAGCTGGTGGAAGAAGAGATCGAGAAATATCCGAGTGCACGGAACGTCACCGATGTACCGAAGAACGAAGGCGCCTACGAAGAGGGCACCTTTGATGAATGCGTTTATTTTCAAACCCGCGGTCGCCGCCGATCCCGCCTGCGGCTGAAGCGGACGGGAGAGCACTAG
- a CDS encoding zinc-binding dehydrogenase codes for MKIKAAVLERGNIEKDFEAAKALTVREVDLDGPGPGEVLVRLGAAGVCHSDLSVINGVRPRPVPMVLGHEASGFVEAVGAGIDDLAPGDHVVCIFAPGCGTCSFCAQGRPALCTKAAKHHGVGELMTGHRRLSMDGETVHHHVGISSFASHAVMVRQSLVKCEVDLPAHISALFSCAMLTGAGAVFNTARVMPGSKVAVFGLGGVGLAAVLGAAAAGAGEIIAIDPFESKMDAAMSMGATHTVKADAHTAEAVRELTGGGVDTAIELAGSVKALETAYDCTCRGGTTVTAGLPHPDARMSLNALKLVAEERSLKGSYIGSCVPQRDLPRMFSLHAQGKLPVEKMLTHRLKLPDINIAMDRLNDGTAIRQVVEFD; via the coding sequence ATGAAGATCAAGGCGGCGGTACTTGAGCGTGGCAACATCGAGAAGGATTTCGAGGCCGCAAAAGCGCTGACCGTGCGCGAAGTTGACCTCGATGGCCCCGGACCCGGCGAAGTGCTGGTGCGCCTCGGCGCAGCTGGCGTTTGCCACTCCGACCTGTCGGTCATCAACGGCGTGCGGCCAAGGCCGGTGCCGATGGTTCTGGGGCACGAGGCGTCGGGCTTTGTCGAGGCCGTGGGTGCGGGCATCGACGATCTGGCGCCGGGCGATCATGTGGTGTGCATCTTTGCGCCCGGCTGCGGGACCTGCTCGTTCTGCGCGCAGGGGCGGCCGGCGCTGTGCACCAAGGCTGCAAAACACCACGGCGTTGGCGAACTGATGACAGGGCACCGGCGGCTGTCGATGGATGGCGAGACCGTTCACCACCATGTCGGCATTTCGAGCTTTGCAAGCCATGCCGTGATGGTCCGCCAGTCGCTGGTGAAGTGCGAGGTCGACCTGCCGGCCCACATCTCGGCCCTGTTCTCCTGCGCGATGCTGACGGGCGCGGGGGCAGTGTTCAACACGGCGCGCGTGATGCCGGGGTCCAAGGTCGCCGTGTTCGGGCTCGGCGGTGTCGGCCTTGCTGCGGTTCTTGGCGCGGCGGCTGCGGGCGCAGGAGAAATCATCGCCATCGACCCGTTCGAATCGAAGATGGACGCCGCGATGTCGATGGGCGCCACCCACACCGTGAAGGCGGATGCCCACACCGCCGAGGCGGTCCGCGAACTCACCGGCGGCGGCGTCGACACCGCCATCGAACTTGCCGGCTCGGTCAAGGCGCTGGAAACGGCCTACGACTGCACCTGCCGCGGCGGGACGACGGTGACCGCCGGCCTCCCCCACCCGGACGCGCGCATGTCGCTGAACGCGCTGAAACTCGTCGCCGAGGAGCGCTCACTGAAGGGCAGCTACATCGGCTCCTGCGTCCCGCAACGCGACCTGCCGCGGATGTTCTCCCTCCACGCCCAGGGCAAGCTGCCGGTCGAGAAGATGCTCACCCACCGCCTGAAGCTGCCGGACATCAACATCGCGATGGACCGCCTCAACGACGGCACCGCAATCCGCCAGGTCGTCGAGTTCGACTGA
- a CDS encoding ABC transporter ATP-binding protein, translating to MTAPLLETRNLVIQFGGVIAANDVSLIIEAGKNLAIIGPNGAGKTTFLNICTGWLKPKSGTVLFEGKDITKLPPRAIVHRGVARAFQIPQLFTEHTALENLLIAVAARDNLRNPIVDLHRIPERAEMLHLLEMVNCADVADRTVVELSEGQRKLIDIAVALALKPRLLLMDEPTSGVASSQKHEIMEILVKALAEANVTSVFVEHDMGIVETHADEVAVWNSGNVQLRGTPAEVLSHPDVIRDVIGESV from the coding sequence GTGACCGCGCCGCTGCTGGAAACCCGCAACCTCGTCATCCAGTTCGGCGGCGTGATTGCCGCCAACGATGTCTCGCTGATCATCGAGGCGGGGAAGAACCTTGCCATCATCGGGCCGAACGGGGCGGGCAAGACCACCTTCCTCAACATCTGCACCGGCTGGCTGAAGCCCAAGAGCGGCACGGTGCTGTTCGAGGGCAAGGACATCACCAAGCTGCCGCCGCGGGCGATCGTGCACCGCGGCGTCGCCCGCGCCTTCCAGATCCCGCAGCTTTTCACCGAGCACACGGCGCTGGAAAACCTTCTCATTGCCGTCGCCGCACGCGACAACCTGCGCAACCCGATCGTCGACCTCCACCGGATCCCGGAGCGCGCCGAGATGCTCCACCTCCTCGAGATGGTGAACTGCGCGGACGTGGCGGACCGGACGGTGGTCGAGCTTTCGGAGGGGCAGCGCAAGCTGATCGACATTGCCGTGGCGCTTGCGCTGAAGCCGCGCCTTCTCCTGATGGATGAGCCGACGTCCGGCGTCGCGTCCTCGCAAAAGCACGAGATCATGGAGATTTTGGTCAAGGCGCTGGCGGAAGCCAACGTCACCTCCGTCTTCGTCGAGCACGACATGGGCATCGTCGAAACCCATGCCGACGAGGTCGCCGTCTGGAATTCCGGCAACGTGCAGCTTCGCGGCACACCGGCGGAGGTCTTGTCCCATCCCGATGTGATCCGCGACGTGATCGGGGAGAGCGTCTGA